In Oncorhynchus kisutch isolate 150728-3 linkage group LG5, Okis_V2, whole genome shotgun sequence, a genomic segment contains:
- the rbm12 gene encoding RNA-binding protein 12: MAVVIRLQGLPIVAGTMDIRHFFSGLTIPDGGVHIVGGEHGEAFIVFATDEDARLGMMRTGGAIKGSKVSLLLSSKTEMQNMIELSRRRFETGNVEGAAGNGSRPGPTVRTGGRGSLPTTLQGFSNTTPTTVTTAASAHETISNKIVSTFATTSMGNMPPSFSNNFSSPNLTMGSTMTTAMSSLNSVPPPIPPLPTMPSLPPMPSIPPMPLPPPVSSMPPVPTVSPLTQGPPVLPMSHLSHMGSMPPFNPGIPPPGGLASGLPLGTPNHMFLGHMNPLLNIQAHMKAAIGNSDELYVHLQGLPFSGTEMDIREFFRGLAVDSIRLVRDNMGRSSGRALAKFFSPQDTFEALKRSTGMLGQRYVDISPATERQWMSVSGGGIGVGGQAHSKFNNEPQDQHRRSNMSSASPSTRDRARSRSPHNKEFCVYLKGLPYEAVNKQICEFFKNLDIVEDSIYIAYGPTGRATGEGFVEFKNEMDYKVALGCHMQYMGSRFIQVHPISKNAMFEKIGSIRQRMQGGDKKNNSESVKSPRNCAHISNIPYNVSKKDVRLFLDGISVFDESLKVLVDSSGNGLGQAVMQFRAEEDALNAERLHRQKLNGRDAFVHLITFEQMKEIERNPPPQVKRGQKPQGNTQGQAHSHVQAQNPVQGHPFAGMTGDEFNFLRNTVGNLGNGPFTPFTVPGNGLVGPPPPPLAASLGDVALSIPPPMVAGHLPGAVLEPPGFRPGSNNGPPGFGPEGLRGMPPFDNGPRKSRGLNHNNRGGGHGQSGGCPQSAFGPGSDPLRGQSTGGPGNPRGPTIVKIQNMPFTVTVDEILDFFYGYQVLPGSVCLQFSEKGLPTGEAMVAFESHKEATSAVMDLNDRPIGARKVKITLG, translated from the coding sequence ATGGCTGTGGTCATCCGCTTGCAGGGTCTCCCGATAGTGGCGGGCACCATGGACATACGCCATTTCTTCTCTGGATTGACTATCCCGGATGGTGGGGTGCATATTGTAGGGGGTGAACATGGTGAGGCTTTTATTGTTTTCGCCACAGATGAAGATGCCAGGCTTGGCATGATGCGTACAGGGGGAGCAATCAAAGGTTCTAAAGTGTCACTTTTGCTGAGCAGCAAGACAGAGATGCAGAATATGATCGAACTTAGCCGCAGGCGTTTTGAAACAGGCAATGTGGAGGGAGCCGCAGGAAACGGTAGCAGGCCAGGCCCCACGGTTCGCACAGGTGGGAGGGGCAGTTTACCCACCACTTTACAAGGCTTCAGCAACACCACACcaaccacagtcaccacagctGCATCTGCACATGAAACTATAAGCAACAAAATTGTGTCCACGTTTGCCACAACTAGCATGGGAAACATGCCCCCCAGTTTCAGCAACAACTTCAGCAGCCCAAATCTTACCATGGGATCCACTATGACAACAGCCATGTCCTCCCTCAACTCTGTACCACCACCTATCCCTCCTTTGCCAACCATGCCATCCCTTCCACCCATGCCTTCCATACCCCCCATGCCCCTTCCACCACCTGTGTCCTCTATGCCTCCTGTTCCCACTGTGTCACCTTTAACCCAAGGCCCCCCTGTCCTTCCCATGAGTCATCTGTCCCACATGGGCTCAATGCCACCATTTAACCCAGGCATCCCACCCCCTGGTGGACTGGCCTCAGGGCTGCCTCTAGGAACCCCAAACCACATGTTTCTGGGCCATATGAACCCTCTGTTAAATATCCAGGCACACATGAAGGCAGCAATAGGTAATTCAGACGAGTTATATGTCCACCTTCAAGGCCTGCCCTTCTCAGGTACAGAAATGGATATTAGGGAGTTTTTCCGTGGGTTAGCGGTGGACTCCATCCGACTGGTCAGGGACAACATGGGCCGGAGTAGCGGCAGGGCGCTGGCCAAGTTCTTTTCCCCTCAGGACACTTTTGAGGCACTCAAAAGAAGCACCGGAATGTTAGGGCAAAGGTATGTTGACATCTCTCCGGCCACAGAGAGGCAGTGGATGAGTGTCAGCGGTGGTGGCATCGGGGTTGGAGGGCAAGCCCACTCAAAATTCAATAATGAGCCGCAAGACCAGCACCGCCGCAGCAACATGAGTTCAGCGTCCCCGTCAACCAGAGACCGTGCGAGGTCCCGTTCCCCTCACAACAAGGAGTTCTGTGTTTACCTGAAAGGCCTGCCCTATGAAGCAGTAAACAAACAGATCTGTGAGTTTTTCAAAAACTTGGATATTGTGGAAGACAGCATTTACATTGCTTATGGACCCACTGGCCGAGCTACAGGCGAGGGCTTTGTCGAGTTCAAAAATGAAATGGACTACAAAGTTGCACTCGGCTGTCACATGCAGTATATGGGTAGCCGATTCATACAAGTTCACCCCATCAGTAAAAATGCTATGTTTGAAAAGATTGGTTCCATTCGTCAAAGGATGCAGGGTGGTGATAAGAAAAACAACTCAGAATCAGTCAAGAGCCCTAGAAACTGTGCTCACATCTCAAATATTCCATATAATGTGTCAAAGAAAGATGTCCGTCTGTTTCTAGATGGCATTTCAGTATTTGACGAAAGTCTTAAAGTTCTGGTTGACAGCAGTGGTAACGGTCTAGGTCAGGCTGTTATGCAGTTCAGGGCAGAGGAGGATGCACTAAATGCTGAGAGACTACACAGGCAGAAATTAAATGGCAGAGATGCCTTTGTACATTTGATCACCTTTGAGCAGATGAAGGAAATTGAGAGAAACCCACCACCACAGGTTAAAAGAGGCCAGAAACCCCAAGGGAACACTCAAGGCCAGGCACACAGCCATGTTCAGGCACAGAATCCAGTTCAAGGTCACCCCTTTGCCGGTATGACAGGAGATGAGTTCAACTTCCTCAGAAATACTGTAGGCAATTTAGGCAATGGTCCTTTTACGCCGTTTACTGTCCCAGGTAATGGACTAGTGggcccccctccacccccacttgCAGCAAGTCTTGGGGATGTAGCCCTTAGCATACCCCCACCCATGGTTGCCGGTCACTTGCCTGGAGCAGTTCTGGAACCCCCGGGCTTCCGACCAGGCAGCAACAATGGCCCACCTGGCTTTGGGCCAGAGGGATTGAGGGGCATGCCACCTTTTGACAATGGCCCTAGAAAGAGCAGAGGCCTCAACCACAACAACCGAGGAGGCGGCCATGGGCAATCAGGAGGGTGTCCTCAGTCTGCCTTTGGCCCTGGCTCTGACCCTCTGAGAGGACAATCAACCGGAGGCCCTGGTAACCCTCGTGGACCTACCATTGTAAAGATTCAAAACATGCCTTTCACTGTAACAGTTGATGAGATTCTCGATTTCTTTTATGGGTATCAGGTACTGCCTGGTTCAGTCTGTCTGCAGTTCAGTGAAAAGGGCCTGCCCACCGGTGAGGCAATGGTTGCCTTTGAGTCACACAAGGAGGCTACATCTGCTGTCATGGATTTAAATGATAGGCCTATTGGGGCTAGGAAAGTGAAGATAACCCTAGGATAA
- the LOC109891486 gene encoding LOW QUALITY PROTEIN: copine-3 (The sequence of the model RefSeq protein was modified relative to this genomic sequence to represent the inferred CDS: inserted 2 bases in 1 codon; deleted 2 bases in 2 codons), with the protein MTSGSRCFLSHYTVGPHGDPEFSKKLLLDYRFERVQKLKLGVXDMDNKSVDLNDDDFLGGVECTLGQIVSSKKLTRPLQMKKGKPAGKGIITITAEEIKDNRDIVLELEAKGLDKKDLFGKSYPFLEFFKQEDDGKWQLVHRTEVIKNNLSPSWKKFSVALQTFCNCDMSKPIKVHCSDYDSDGSHEHIGVFQTNVSEIQKAGLPVEFDCPSREEEEEFQKLWSNQCQVLPDTGTAHSWTMSWEVAKYILYNTLSYSSSPMGRSQTLDQTRDAIVKASRLPMSIIIIGVGEANFKAMELLDGDEGILKSLSGEPVARDIVQFVPFRQFANDPKDALAQSVLAEVPSQLVSYFKMLKLDPVNVAAIKT; encoded by the exons ATGACAAGTGGATCGAG ATGCTTTCTGTCTCACTATACAGTTGGACCGCACGGAGACCCTGAGTTCTCCAAGAAGCTGCTCCTGGACTACCGCTTTGAGAGAGTGCAGAAGTTGAAGCTGGGTGT TGACATGGACAACAAGTCTGTTGATCTAAATGATGATGACTTCCTG GGGGGTGTTGAGTGCACACTGGGACAG ATTGTGTCCAGCAAGAAGCTTACCAGACCTCTACAAATGAAGAAGGGTAAGCCTGCAGGCAAAGGCATCATTACT ATTACTGCTGAGGAGATAAAGGATAACAGGGACATAGTGCTGGAGTTGGAGGCTAAAGGCCTGGATAAGAAG gaCTTGTTTGGGAAATCTTATCCATTCCTAGAGTTCTTTAAGCAAGAAGATGATGGCAAGTGGCAGCTGGTTCACAGAACAGAG GTTATCAAGAATAATCTGAGTCCATCATGGAAGAAATTCAGTGTGGCTTTGCAAACATTCTGCAATTGTGAC ATGAGCAAACCAATCAAG GTCCACTGCTCTGATTATGATAGTGATGGCTCGCATGAACATATCGGTGTTTTCCAAACTAATGTGTCGGAGATACAGAAAGCTGGTTTGCCG GTGGAGTTTGACTGTCCatccagagaagaagaagaagagttcCAAAAACTCTGGAGTAATCAGTGTCAAGTGCTGCCAG ATACAGGCACAGCACATTCCTGGACTATGTCATGGGAggttgccaaatacattttata CAATACTTTGTCCTATTCATCATCACCGATGGGGAGATCACAGACCCTGGACCAGACCCGGGACGCTATCGTCAAGGCCTCACGCCTGCCCATGTCCATCATCATCATCGGGGTGGGCGAAGCCAACTTCAAGGCAATGGAGCTGCTAGATGGAGACGAAGGCATTCTCAAGTCCCTGAGTGGCGAACCCGTGGCCAGGGACATTGTACAGTTTGTGCCCTTCAGACAGTTTGCCAAT GACCCTAAGGATGCCCTCGCCCAGAGCGTCTTGGCTGAAGTGCCAAGTCAACTTGTGTCCTACTTCAAGATGCTGAAACTAGATCCAGTCAATGTTGCTGCCATCAAGACTTAG